aatattcatgcatataaataaaataatatatttgaaacatatataaaacaaagagTTAATTGTGAAAAGGAAGCAATAGAAGTAGAGTGTTAACaacaaatatattcaaataaaacaaGTATTCAAGCattagtaaaaagaaaaaaagagtatgaGATAACAgctttaaataacaataagatTTCATAATATGAGtagatcattaaaatttagtataattattttatgcttggtattatttctttttatattgttcattttttaatttaattatatatatatatatatatatatatatatatatatatatatatataattcaattctttaataaaatagaaattattgcTCATTGGAAATATCGATGTACATATTaggtttaatttaaaaattaaaaaacgatcATGCATATACAACATCGAATAATTTCACCGAATAAACCACGAGTAAAAACCTCCGTATCGTCCGATGGTCTTGATGCAATAATGCGCTTTGTAAATGTAGCTGCAGTTTATTGGTTGTAGagaatctttaattaattcacCATCTGAGCATTGCCATTCGTCCGCGGATGTACATTGGTAACATTCCAGGGctataatttaatcgattaaaattattttcattgatcaTCATTGTTGTTGACACTGTATGATAATGatcaacaataaaaaatgttatcattTCAGTTTCCTAAATATGTCGAATTCCTAAATTagcaattatttattcatcatttatttagtgtagacataaaataattaaaataatactttgttacgaaaaatgattacatggttagttattaatattaaaatacccCTTCCTTTTGCGTTCCACCAGTGCATGTTATGTGATATTAATTACCCATCAGGCACCaacattttaaaattttaaacatttttcgtCACTTGTTTTACCCTCAAATCTGCCAACATGTTTCACGCAATACTGTGCTCCGAAAATGGCATCACAAGACTCTGGCTCTATGTCAATGTCATTCGTGAGGAACTCGTTGCATTGGAAAGGATGTGTGTTGTTCGTGCTGGTGCATTGGTAACATCGAATACTGTGgactaaataatataaataataaataaacgacagtttgatataatataaacatatagaatttctgttttattctttttttcattatttgttGATTTAAACATAATCTGATAAAAGatcaaaaatatgtataccGAATTTTCACATTTCAAGGAGTTACATTATTTacttgaaaaaatatcaaatggaATTAATGAAGTAATACTTCTTAAGGAAGTATGCTGCAATAAGCATTGGAGATGATttgaattttcataataaaagactagaacaataaatattaaataattcgaacttttatatatctaaaaatatcattcttaATATTAGCAGGAATCGAATGTGTCGTTTTGAAGGTGATAATTATAGTATATCGTCTTTTGTTTTCATCTCGAAATTTCGATCGTAAAGAacatatagaatttatttcgtactatatatttaaacgtatagatgaatcaatattatttacgtTATTCTCAAATTCTATAACttatttaactatatataaatacaagcTTACATGtacaaaatacatacatatttgattacattattgttatttgcattatgtgtgtgtgtgtcagtataattagataataaCTAAAAAGTGAGATCATGCTCATACACATGCACGCAtggtacgtatacatatacgagtATACTTACATTCATATTTGATAAAGATCAATTGGTTTATAAGTTTATATGTTTAAATCTTCGTGAATCGTTTCAAATGATTATAAGATGAACatgatacatataaattacatttacgaaaaagagaaacaaattaattgatcaatattattttaagttaGTTTAATTTTAACATAAGCTAAGAATCTTTATAACATATGATAAAATCTTTGCctttacatacataaaattatttcatactaTAACTGTactcttatattattatgttaataatcGTCTAATTGGCAACAAAATATATCAAACTTTtgtcaaaaaatattaactttaattcataattgtacttattcaaattttcttaGTATAGAATTGtttgaatttaaaataattccgATTGGTGGAATTCTTTGAGAACTACCAACCACATAAATCTATGAAGAAATTTGTTAGTTATGCCTCGCCCAGGTATTGTCTGATCTTGATAAATTGAagaatacacatatacattgtGTTGTGGAACTTACCTGTTCCAatgtagattaaaaaaatcacgAGTATCGTAAGTATCTTCCTAATATCTTTAATAGCCATTtcaatacgattttattttatactttatacgATCGAAAAAGATACAGGCTGCCTACGAGTATTACTAACTACAATGATGCACGAATCATTTTATTGGATTATTATCCGAGTAAATCCGAATTTAACCGAATGTTACCGATCTGATTTGATGACGTATATCTACTCGTTAAATACAAAAcgaattttcggtatataataggatttttttatttttatcataattttacatatttctctAATATGACGTGTATATTACCTgcataatttctattattacatAAGTTTCAGATCATAGAAAAGCGTCTTCATACGTCCAGAGAAGGTAAATTAAAATGGAATGAAGGTTTAGGATTATTGCAAATAACTGtaattctaaattaaaattatatgatcattttagatttatattcttttcccCCAATACttgttgaatatttatttatgttgttattataaatttgtttctccATTCCatctcattaaaatttaaataattaatctaaatatgtatatatatatatgtgtatgtgaatTTGTGAATAGAcattaatttctaaaaatgCTACTAGAGGCGCTATAATCAAAAAAGCATTGGAGACCTCTGTGAAGGCAATGGTAACTAAATGCAGGCCGTCCCGTTAACACGGAGGCTTGCGTACCCTGATTACATGTAACCTTTCATCAGCCGTCGTCGGCAAAAAGCAAGTACGTCAGTAAGCAGAGAAAAGATGGCTACCAATGTTGCGGCTGAATGTCAGTATTTTTACGAAGATGTAATTTATCGCGTGGACAAGAAAGGCAACGTCGTTTTCGGTATCATCATGGAAAACGATGATCAGGATATGTCCGACGAAAGCTCAGATGGCGAAGAGAGTCCCAAACGAAAAAAGGGCGAGATTCGCGTTGTCTGGCATCCGTCTGGAGATGAGGAACtaataaattctaaaaaggtgtgtaaatcgatcgatctgaaGAAACATATTGTGAGAAAAATCTATCATTAATACGGATGTTTCTTATCGTTTCTCTGAAAATCACGTTGAGCTTTTGTACAGTCGCAAAAAGCGACATCTTTTAGTTCtgattatactatataattctGACAACTacaattatattcaaatttaaattaacgATATATCTTCAAAGATGTtaatagtattaaatattgttgtaatttaaatcttattttctaattGAAGCTCATATATAACACTACTATTAACTATGTTACATGTAATGTATTCTATTTAGGTGCATTTAGCAGATAGGACATTAATGCCAGGTGATGTTGTACGACGTATgattaaaggaaaagataCACAAAGAGGATATTGTAGAGATATCGAGCTTACTGCGTGCATTCAAATTATTGGCACCAAGCAGGTTCTTACAAATATTAGAAGCGAAGACTTAGTCCCTTTAGAAGTATGTAatgtgatttatttatatatcttcttgatgtttatatacttatattactCATTGTTATGTATTTAAAGGAATTTGCGACAGATATTGCAGTTTGTATGGATTCTTGGGTAGGTGGCATTAGAATGACACATTTCAAAGTTTGGTTAGCTACACCTGATGGATCTCGTTGTGTTATAAATGAAATGGATTCACGTGCGCTAGGACAATTGGAAGAAAAACGGGATAATGTAAgaacattaaatatttccaaCAATTATGTACTAAagcttataaaaaatatttttaattttaggaTAATGATTTTCCTCATTCTACTGAATTTTACCCTGGCCAGAATTTGTGGGGTCCTATTCACTGCCTAGAAGAAGCACAATGGATTCATTgtacgaaagaaatgaaagcaaaaaggaaaacaaaaccACAGAAAATAACCAAAGTAGTAGTGGAAAAAGTTGAAACAGACTGGGTCGGGGTTCATTGGCAATGTAGAGCATATTCAAAAGATGGAGCTTGGTCTGATCAAGCTCAACCAAAATTTGTAGTTGAAGGAGAGGATTTAAAGAAGTTAAAGTTACTCAATGTCTTTGAACCATCTACATTACAAGTTGGTGATCGTAATTATTATGTGATTAAgggaaatgaaaatgttataaCTCGAGAACAATGGAGAAAACAACAAAGAGATATCTTTCAAGTTCCTAAGCATAGTCCAAAAAAAATACGTCCCAATATCAGTGTTACAAAACCAGctgatgataaaaaaacaaatgaaaaaaaagttgaagacaagaaaaaaggaaaagaaaaagaaaacgtgagTGAAGAATCCATAGAAGACAGTGCacaaaacaatattaataatttacaaaatattacaagTGGTAATACATTGATACCACCACCACAAGTACAGAACACTGAAAGTTCAGATGATTGGGATACAGAAGACACTGGTTCTCAGAGTGACACTGGTTCGGTATGAATTCAACcaggaaaaaataaaggaactAGACtgaattttatcattttttagatATCCAGTGGATGTTCCAGTATGTCATCTAtgggtaaaaagaaaaaaggtccTGCATTAATGACAAAAgtattgaagaagaagaaattatgcaaagccaaaaaaaaagtaccaCCTGTTCCATTAATTCCAGGAACTAAAATAGTTGTGGAAACTCTTTCCACTAATACAAAAGCTAATGTTGTGTGGCAAGATGGTTCTGTAGAGTTTGGTATGCATATCGaacttaatattaaaaatcattttattagcatttctaaaatatatgtaatattatatttttctataggCATTCCGTCGACACAGTTATATCCAATTCATCATTTGGatgataaagaatttttccCAGGAGACTTTGTTTTAGATCAAAAGGAAGAATCTCGAATGTATGGTGTTGTACAAAGTGTTGATCACCAAGGTCGAACTGCTAAAATAAAATGGTTTAGAACGTATACCTGTAGTCAAACTCCACAGTAagtattgaataattttataattaattgcttAGAAAAGAAGTTCGTATACtaagtatattattacaaaactgtccgtttttatacatatattttcttaataattgaaaattattaatgtataaatttgTTCTATAGACCAACTTTATTAGAAGAACGTGAAGTAAGTGTTTATGATTTGAAGGATCATCCAGATTTTCAATATAGGCCTGGTACAGTGGTAATACGTATAGCTAATTTTGAAGGAGAAGATGCTGGGTGTACAGCTGGACAAGTATTAGACAATTATCCAGAAGGTCGTGTTAAAGTATGGTGGGTTGATGGACATATTAGTATGTGCTGGCCAcaagatttatataaagttGGTGAGTATGAGAGTGATGAAGGAGAACTTTGGGATGATGTATCATCAGATGCATCATGGGAAACTGAACTAGAAGATTGTTTCATTGCTGATACTGATACGACAGAACAAACTGAGCTAGAAATTATAAAACCAAAGTTAGCTGCACATATTGAAAAAGCTAGAATTGCAATGTCGAgattagaagaaatttttacacaAAATCCATCACTGCAAACTACAGAAGTAATGCGAAAATTGTTGGAAGTTTATAAAGATTGTCGATACATGGATAAACTTATGGGTACATCATTTTTCCATGAAAGTCATTTTCAAGGATTACTTGAACGAGTAAGAGAACGTGGAAGAGCGAACGTAGCACAACGAATGGCAGATCAGGTTACAAGACTATTTACTCAGAAATCTGAAGGATCGGAAGAAAATATAAGCAAAGACAATCCAAATATTACTCAAAATACACCTTGTACAATAGAAAGAATAGTAACTAATGTAATGGATGCAGCAACAACTACCAATAAAAGtaatgaagataataatagaaaacaaaaagaggaaacagaatcaaataatcgattattaattaatgacaaTCCGAATCCTGAAGATTCTGGATTATATTCTGCAGAAAACTCCAAAAAAGAATCAGGTTCTAGTGAATCTAGCGGTGAATTTTTACTTAGTGAAGATGTTAATAACGAACGTTTCCTGCCTACACAGACAACTGAATcaataaaaacagaaatagaTAAAACTGCAAAAATGCAAATGCATATAACAAGTTCTCATGTTGCTAGTTCACATGTTTGTGTAAAACTTTGTACCCTTATAAAAGCTCAATTAGTATTGGCACATTCAGAAGTTTCAAAACGCTTTGGTTTATCAAAAATGTCATTATCAGATGCAGCAAAAGGTTCATCACCccttaaaaaacaaaagaaagaagaagaaaaacatgtAGAAACATTGTCAGAACCATCTGAATCTATGGTAGATATTCCACCATTGATTTATGCAGAAGGTGAAGGATTTGCCATAGAAGAAACTGCTCCAGATAGtcataaattcaaattaacAATGTTCCAACCTACGGATCCAACAAATTTCTTTAGAACGGTTTCAAAAGAATTGAAACTTTTAAGAAGTTCCCTTCCACCAGGAGTGTGGATAAAAGGTTTTGAAGATCGTATAGATTTATATTCTGTGATGTTCCGTGGTCCTGAAAAAACACCATACGAGGAtggactttttcttttcgactttCAGTTGTCTGCAGACTATCCTGCCGCTCCGCCCCTATgtcattatatttcttattgtaGTGAAAGACTTAACCCCAATCTTTATGAAGATGGAAAAGTATGTGTAAGTCTTCTTGGAACATGGTCTGGTCGTGGAACAGAAGTATGGACTAGTTCTTCTACTTTACTGCAAGTTATAGTCTCTATACAAGGTCTTATTCTTGTATCAGAACCCTATTTCAACGAAGCTGGTTTCGAAAAACAAAAGGGTTCTCAGCAAGGCAAAGAAAATTCTAGAATGTATAATGAAATGGTAGTATTAAAATTGGTTCAAGCTCAGACAAAATTATTGCAATATCCACCTCTTGTgtttaaagatataattatagcACATTTCAAACGACATGCAGAAAGATTATTGCAACGATTAGATCTTTGGATGGAAATATCTGAACAGCATAATAATCAACATCCATTATCTCCTGTTACACCAACCACATTTAAGGAAATCTCAGAAATTGGTAAattctgatattttttcttctgtttctttttcattttttgatcTAACAAaatacattcatttttattcttttagatCAAAAAATTCTGCCTGAATTTCCTTTGATACCAGCTTCTAGAGGTTTTTGTATCACACTTAGAAAAACATTGGCAATATTTAGAGATGTACTTATCAAAGAAAGCATACTACAAAAATCAAGCAACTTACAAAGTTGTACGAGAGAAACAGTAAACAATTCTATTCAAGAAcatcaaaaaataatgacaaacatagaaaataaagaatcggAGCATGATACCAGCAGGAGCAGTGTACAAGCAGATAGTAAATCATTATCAAATGGCAATTTAAGAAAGGACTTAATTTCATCTTCCCCTACAATCCCTCCaagcgaaaggaaaaaaaattcatcagAAAGAAGTACCAGCTAGCCACAAGGTAAACTTATATCCAAATCCAAGCGCATAGTTCGCAAAAGTTATAtgaaatttcgataatatattgaattaatttattaaattagattctgaaaaatgtttatgatatctatttattaatattaacattaataacGAGATAACTCTTAACAGAAATGCCGCTGTCATTGCTCCGCAGTTAGAAATACTTGATATTGTTTAGTAATCATTtagtaatataaatgtaattgtaTAAGggacatacatatgtatatgagagTAATATTCTTGTGCATTCCTTTGtacaattacaaaataaaatataaaattaatatgtgGTATGAATCATCTCGTGATAccacatatatatttagttcTATAAATTGGCAGCAATAAATAGCTGccttataaatagaaaaagatatgactgatttgtaaaagaaatctTGAATACACAGGGAAGAGAATTGAGTACTCTGGATGTTCGAAATGATAACAAAAGAAGGTATAATAATCTTTAGCAATACGTCGAGCCAACATTCAATACATTGCAATAGCATTaagaaatacgataataatagttGTTAATTACGAGTGGATTTCATTGAGTAAATTTTTAGTAAAAATTGCTATCTATTTAAGAACACATCATTtcttcaattatattaaagtCATTATGCCATCCACTAATGTTATATCGAAGAATATGAGGTAACTCTAACTGCAGTAGATTGTAGTTTAGAGGCAAAGATtcatatttaaacaaaattaactGACAGATAAgtataatgttaaaaattctGCTAGAAAATAGtctatatttaataacaatcatAACGCTTTATTATCCATAATAGAAGTatcattattgatattattattttgcagttgatagagaaaaaaagatgaatttctttaattttgttttatgaatttttttaaatgtattacaCAACTCATAAagcaattatttaaatatttaacacattactttaatattagttaatagtgtgcgcgtgtgtatgtgtgcgtatgtgcgtgcgcgcggtggtgtgtgtggtgtgtatatatatatatatatatatatatatatatatatatatatacacatttagaTCAAACATTTCTcagtattatttgtatttacttttactttatatttataattttttaaatgtaaaaatttgttctatatacaataagaaaattattatttctgtaaaaagaatacttttttaaaagattcatatatttgcaaaaaagattctaattcatacatacaataattgtatataaaaaaatgacacatttttttatttgttttatgatttttgtcttctatctttgatatattaacaatgatataagttaataatattcattattgaACTTATAAGCAATGCAATTTGGCACAttgaaagtaatattatttacgatgAAGAAATGATTATATTGTAACATAtctagaatttatttttgtatgcataaatgaaaatttactttatttactaAATacactatctttttttcttttgaaatcaaAGACTATTTAATTCGTAAGAAAAGCTTGAAGTTGAATGAAGTTTCATTATATGATTTCACAcaagaaacaataatatttattagatacatacattaattatatttaattaggtGAGTACTATAGATACCATGTTGatgaataatgaattaatggttataacatttttctgGGGATTTACATGATCCTATCGTAATATCATTTATGTATCACATTCGTTTCGTCGTTATCGTAATATAATTTGGAGCAGCTATTATGAAATTTCACGCCTTATAACGtaatcaaaaggaaaaaagacagTTTATGCTCGCACGAAGGAAGATGGTTTCTTCTGCGTTATATGGTGCTGAATAAttagaacaaaacgaaaaacagagagagaaagataggggaagagaagagagaaagagagagagaaaatataatacagaATTTACAGTTTGTATTAAAAGAGTGTGTAACTAGAGATAATATAGCGACAAAGGAATAGTAGAGAAGAGGCAGTGAGTGCAGTAGATATGAAAGTTAGCTGCATATTTGGTGAAAAATGATGTTTGGAATGCCTTGTATATGTGCCagctatttatatttacatttatattattataaaacttataCTCTCAGAAGTCGCATCAAAGCTTTACTTTtgttgtatacatatactctTTGAATAAGGTATAATGAACAGTGATCATTATATAAATCACTTACATGTATTGGTTTGTGCCAGTACTCCTTACAGTATgcaggagagaaaaaaataataactattaCAGAATATACTGCGAGTTAAATATACCTTCATGAGAGAATCATgctttcttaaatataaatattatttttaacgttctttgaaacaataatataactgcatataaaataaacatgaataaaagagaatatactATTATGTTATCTTACAGTTAAATACCCATAATATTGggattatatacttattatctCCTAATACTCGCAGTAGTTATACCGCCTAGTTTGTCTTCTTCTCACTTGACGTTCTCACGCATTGATATCATATTTATCTGAGATTACAACGATTGCGTGAATGGTTTACTATATATGTAACTTGGTTCCTTAATTTTCAATCAATAAAAAGTCATTATgtgattaagaaatataataacttGAGATTATTCTTTTCTGTTGATTAGATAGTAAGGACCTGAATCCTTGTCCCATACATCCAGCCACAGTCACTTCGCATTCTGTGAAATTATAAATCTTCAATGTGCCATTTCTTACATTGATGAAGATAAATCATACATAGACATAACACAAGTATATAGACTGAATATCTTAAGAGATTTAACAAAAGGCCATTGTTACACAagtaatatatctaatttgttttaaacatattaaatttacataaacTTTGTAAATATACCAAATTTACGATAACAAATGTAAAAGTTTCTTTACCAGACCATTTTAGAAagtttaatatcttttactgCATTGCCTACATGAATTTTCTCAACTACTTTATCTCGTAGTATTAAAGCAGATAAGCTACATTCTATATTATCTGTTATCACTTGTTATCTATCATCGTTGATTCATCATCCGACGATCAACGCTACACCCAATTCTTGTGTGTTGAAAAGAagttcaattttatttttgcttcaAGTGAAGTTggaacattttattaattaacatgtATTCAAAAAAGTTACTATTCTATCTCGCAGTTAGTTTGCGtaagtaaatataaacaaatatttaaaacattttactGTATAtgacaatattataaaatacttacGTTATATTTGACGATACATAGTTATTATGGGAATCTTCATCGATGGAATAGAGGCAAGACGTAAAATACTACGCGGTCGTAAGACAATTACAAGACAATATTACAGTgagtaaaaattgtaaaatattgatGAAATTGTCACGTTTAgatgaaaataatgtataaatgttTCAACTATTTCAGGAGGTACAGCTATACCCGCATGGGCAATAGTGCTATTATGTGGAATTAGTATGTTGTTAATAGGCGGTGGTCTTTACCTTTTACTACAAAAGTTTGTAATTGATCCAGCTGACACAACAAAAAGCCACTCATACCAACCAGCTGTACAAAACGAAgcttaatttttaatagataattataatcatatatcatttttgtgtataaaaaattattaaattatagttCATGTatactttaatttatatattaagagGGTAgtaatcaatataatttttaaatcatatctGTATAAACACAGTGacaatgttttatttcttttgtccaTCATAATTACTTAAACTTCTTATATTGCAGCTAACAATGccatttaatatcattattagttactttttatttccaaattatcaattgattatattatttaaactataaaatattccacgcattattaattatactgcattttttttttataaagaattacaGTATTTCATTTAATGAAATGAACGTAAATTATAgcaaattattactataatgcACTGTGCAGTCAAAAATAGTTGAATGATTTctatattctaattaaaagGAATTACAGAGAATATTGTTCTCacgaaatatttacttttaagaCATATCAGATTATTCActtgtatgtattatacaataCAGCCAATCATTAATtggtaagaaagaagaatctaCATTCTAGAATTCTCTACGATGATATTTATCGGGATCAAAATATGACGTAACTACTACACGATTGTTGAATTTGCGTCCTGTCAAAGTCTGTTGTGCTTTTTGACAATCGATAACGCTGTTAAATTCAACGAATACctgcaaaataataataagttatatatagtaataaacaatcataaaaatataaaataaatgaaaaattctgtAACTTACTTTTCCGCATCCTGGAACATCAACACCTTCGATAGGTCTTGGTATTTCTACAGATCGGACTACACCGTATTTGTTGCATTCTTCTTTGATATCTTCTAAAATATCTTcatattcctcttcttccattAGTTCTTCTGGTGTAACCATATTCAGTAAGCAAAGTacctgaaaatatataaaagttacatTATTTCAATGTCTTATGTGAatgatacatttatttatatatttacctcCGTAGCAGGTCCACTTGTGCCTACCATGGATAAACCAGGCACCTGAATTTGTACGGGGGCTTGTGCTCCTATCATAGGATTCTTTGCACCGACACTAGCTCGTTGAACAATCAATTTCTTGTCTCCTAACTGCATACCATTTAACCCAGCAATTGCTTGATCCGTCATGGACACATCAACATATTCGCAAAAAGCATAACCTTTTGATAG
This genomic stretch from Vespula vulgaris chromosome 21, iyVesVulg1.1, whole genome shotgun sequence harbors:
- the LOC127071391 gene encoding omega-scoloptoxin(05)-Ssm1a isoform X1, whose translation is MAIKDIRKILTILVIFLIYIGTVHSIRCYQCTSTNNTHPFQCNEFLTNDIDIEPESCDAIFGAQYCVKHVGRFEALECYQCTSADEWQCSDGELIKDSLQPINCSYIYKAHYCIKTIGRYGGGVGTKRFCSTSHLGNYCNYVLQPGDKLTYRTCIYTCNSDGCNSVSSLRPTVSVSIISFLLLTLFYR
- the LOC127071391 gene encoding U-scoloptoxin(05)-Sm1a isoform X2, which gives rise to MAIKDIRKILTILVIFLIYIGTVHSIRCYQCTSTNNTHPFQCNEFLTNDIDIEPESCDAIFGAQYCVKHVGRFEGGVGTKRFCSTSHLGNYCNYVLQPGDKLTYRTCIYTCNSDGCNSVSSLRPTVSVSIISFLLLTLFYR
- the LOC127071393 gene encoding uncharacterized protein LOC127071393; translation: MYSKKLLFYLAVSLLIMGIFIDGIEARRKILRGRKTITRQYYRGTAIPAWAIVLLCGISMLLIGGGLYLLLQKFVIDPADTTKSHSYQPAVQNEA
- the LOC127071383 gene encoding (E3-independent) E2 ubiquitin-conjugating enzyme UBE2O — translated: MATNVAAECQYFYEDVIYRVDKKGNVVFGIIMENDDQDMSDESSDGEESPKRKKGEIRVVWHPSGDEELINSKKVHLADRTLMPGDVVRRMIKGKDTQRGYCRDIELTACIQIIGTKQVLTNIRSEDLVPLEEFATDIAVCMDSWVGGIRMTHFKVWLATPDGSRCVINEMDSRALGQLEEKRDNDNDFPHSTEFYPGQNLWGPIHCLEEAQWIHCTKEMKAKRKTKPQKITKVVVEKVETDWVGVHWQCRAYSKDGAWSDQAQPKFVVEGEDLKKLKLLNVFEPSTLQVGDRNYYVIKGNENVITREQWRKQQRDIFQVPKHSPKKIRPNISVTKPADDKKTNEKKVEDKKKGKEKENVSEESIEDSAQNNINNLQNITSGNTLIPPPQVQNTESSDDWDTEDTGSQSDTGSISSGCSSMSSMGKKKKGPALMTKVLKKKKLCKAKKKVPPVPLIPGTKIVVETLSTNTKANVVWQDGSVEFGIPSTQLYPIHHLDDKEFFPGDFVLDQKEESRMYGVVQSVDHQGRTAKIKWFRTYTCSQTPQPTLLEEREVSVYDLKDHPDFQYRPGTVVIRIANFEGEDAGCTAGQVLDNYPEGRVKVWWVDGHISMCWPQDLYKVGEYESDEGELWDDVSSDASWETELEDCFIADTDTTEQTELEIIKPKLAAHIEKARIAMSRLEEIFTQNPSLQTTEVMRKLLEVYKDCRYMDKLMGTSFFHESHFQGLLERVRERGRANVAQRMADQVTRLFTQKSEGSEENISKDNPNITQNTPCTIERIVTNVMDAATTTNKSNEDNNRKQKEETESNNRLLINDNPNPEDSGLYSAENSKKESGSSESSGEFLLSEDVNNERFLPTQTTESIKTEIDKTAKMQMHITSSHVASSHVCVKLCTLIKAQLVLAHSEVSKRFGLSKMSLSDAAKGSSPLKKQKKEEEKHVETLSEPSESMVDIPPLIYAEGEGFAIEETAPDSHKFKLTMFQPTDPTNFFRTVSKELKLLRSSLPPGVWIKGFEDRIDLYSVMFRGPEKTPYEDGLFLFDFQLSADYPAAPPLCHYISYCSERLNPNLYEDGKVCVSLLGTWSGRGTEVWTSSSTLLQVIVSIQGLILVSEPYFNEAGFEKQKGSQQGKENSRMYNEMVVLKLVQAQTKLLQYPPLVFKDIIIAHFKRHAERLLQRLDLWMEISEQHNNQHPLSPVTPTTFKEISEIDQKILPEFPLIPASRGFCITLRKTLAIFRDVLIKESILQKSSNLQSCTRETVNNSIQEHQKIMTNIENKESEHDTSRSSVQADSKSLSNGNLRKDLISSSPTIPPSERKKNSSERSTS